CGTCCTCGAGCTGCGCGCCAGCCTCGACGTCGAGGCCTGGGAGGGTGGCCCCGGGCTGGCCTCGATCTACGACTTCCTGCACCTGCAGCTGGTGCGGGCCAACATCAACCGCGACGCCGGTGCCACGGAGGGCTGCCTGAAGCTCGTCGAGGACCTGTGCGCCACCTGGCGCGAGGCAGCGCTGGCTGCGAGCCAGGTCGCATGAGCCCGCTGGTCGCCGCCACCGATGCCCACGCCCGTGCCGACTCACCAGCCCTGCGGCTCGTCGACGTCCAGGAAGCAGACCCCGCGGTGATGGCCGAGGCCGACGTGACGGCGTGGGAGATCGCGCTGGACCGCATCGAGCTCGACGTCATGCGTGGGGAGCGCAACCTGGCCCGGGGCCTGGAGTTCCGCACCGACCCGTGGGACCTGCCCGACGACGACATCGGCCCGCTGCCCCCGCAGCTGGTGGACCGTGCGGCCGGCATCCACCGTCGTCAGCACGCGCTGATCGAGAAGATGAGCCGGACGCTGCACCACACGTTGCGTCAGCAGGCGGTGGCCGAGGCCGCCAGCCGCGACCACGGCGCTGCGGCCTACCCCGTGTACGTCG
This genomic window from Nocardioides marinus contains:
- the fliS gene encoding flagellar export chaperone FliS, which produces MYNDPRAAYMDASVATASPARLLVMLYERLVLDVRKALAAQQKADHAEAHTQLVHAQDIVLELRASLDVEAWEGGPGLASIYDFLHLQLVRANINRDAGATEGCLKLVEDLCATWREAALAASQVA